A genome region from Panthera uncia isolate 11264 chromosome A3 unlocalized genomic scaffold, Puncia_PCG_1.0 HiC_scaffold_11, whole genome shotgun sequence includes the following:
- the PCMTD2 gene encoding protein-L-isoaspartate O-methyltransferase domain-containing protein 2, translating into MGGAVSAGEDNDELIDNLKEAQYIRTELVEQAFRAVDRADYYLEEFKENAYKDLAWKHGNIHLSAPCIYSEVMEALDLQPGLSFLNLGSGTGYLSSMVGLILGPFGVNHGVELHSDVIEYAKQKLDFFIRTSDSFDKFDFCEPSFVIGNCLEISPDCSQYDRVYCGAGVQKEHEEYMKSLLKVGGILVMPLEEKLTKITRTGPSAWETKKILAVSFAPLIQPCHSETGKSRLVQLPPLAVRSLQDLARIAIRGTIKKVIRQETVSSSGNGLKNTPGVKRRRVRRRRMETIVFLDKEVFASRISSPSDDNSCEDLEEESREEDRAPPPEAKPAPPVNFLREKVLSLPLPDPLKYYLLYYREK; encoded by the exons ATGGGAGGTGCTGTGAGTGCTGGTGAGGACAACGATGAACTGATAGACAATTTGAAAGAAGCACAGTACATCCGGACTGAGCTGGTGGAGCAGGCTTTCCGAGCTGTCGACCGCGCAGACTATTATCtggaagaatttaaagaaaatgcgTATAAAGACCTGGCGTGGAAGCATGGAAACATCCACCTCTCAGCCCCGTGCATCTACTCAGAAGTCATGGAAGCTCTGGACCTGCAGCCAGGCCTCTCCTTCTTGAACCTGGGCAGCGGCACTGGCTACCTCAGCTCCATGGTGGGGCTCATTCTAG GTCCTTTTGGTGTGAACCACGGGGTTGAACTCCATTCAGATGTAATAGAATATGCAAAGCAGAAGCTGGACTTCTTCATTCGAACCAGTGACAGCTTTGACAA ATTTGACTTCTGTGAACCTTCCTTTGTTATTGGCAATTGCCTGGAGATTTCTCCAGATTGTTCTCAGTACGATCGTGTGTACTGTGGGGCTGGTGTgcagaaagagcatgaagaataCATGAAGAGTCTTCTCAAAGTAGGGGGCATCCTTGTCATGCCACTGGAGGAGAAG TTGACTAAGATAACACGAACTGGTCCTTCTGCTTGGGAAACCAAAAAGATTCTGGCTGTTTCTTTTGCTCCTCTGATCCAGCCCTGTCATTCAGAGACAGGAAAATCAAGACTTGTCCAGTTAC CGCCGCTGGCCGTGCGGAGCCTCCAGGACCTGGCTCGCATCGCCATCCGGGGCACCATTAAAAAGGTCATTCGTCAGGAAACGGTGAGCAGCAGCGGAAACGGACTAAAGAACACTCCGGGGGTGAAACGAAGGAGAGTGCGCCGCCGTCGAATGGAAACGATCGTCTTTTTGGacaaagaggtttttgccagTCGGATTTCCAGCCCCTCTGACGACAACAGCTGCGAGGACTTGGAAGAGGAGtcgagggaggaggacagagccCCCCCGCCCGAAGCCAAGCCAGCCCCACCGGTGAACTTCCTACGGGAGAAGGTCCTGAGCCTCCCTCTGCCAGACCCCCTGAAATACTACTTGCTCTATTACAGGGAGAAGTAA